One Polynucleobacter necessarius genomic window, CTTATCGGAAATAGCCAGAATACCGCCCAAAGCCATGAACAAACATCCGCCCCAAATCCAATCAACGAAGGGTTTGTAATAGACCCTGACTGCCCATGATCGATCGCCAAGCTCTTCACCGAGCGATACATAGATATCACGAGTCAATCCAGCATCAATTGCAGCCTCTGTCATCGGCATCGTCGATGAAAAATAGTTACGCTTTTCTGGGTAAAGAGTCGCTTGAGCATTGCCATTTTTCAACAATAAAAATGTGCCACGCATAGCTTCATAGTTCGGGCCTGGAACCTTAGAAACATCAATCAACTTGATTTGATACCCACCAACATTAACGGTGTCACCCGCAAGCATGCGCACATCTTTTTCTTCTTGGTAAGCGCCAACCATAGTAATGCCAATAACAAAAATGGCTATACCAAGATGAGCAAATTGCATACCCATAAATGAGCGGGTAGGTTTACCCTGCTTTACTTGTCGAAGAATTTGCAAGCATCCTGAGACAATGATCCAAAATGCTAATAAGAAACTTAATCCGGCCAGCCAAGTAAATTGCCCCATGATGAGCGGTATTGCGATTCCAGCGACCGCGGCTATAAAACCAGCGAGCCATAAGCGCTTGATGACAGAGCCTAAATCCGTATTTTTCCATTGGGCCAATGGACCTATCCCCATTAGCATTAAAAGCGGAACCATGATCGGAACAAACACACTATTAAAGTAAGGTGGCCCTACAGAAATTTTGCCAAGATGCAATGCGTCAATCAGTAGCGGGTAGAGAGTGCCCAGCAATACTGAACCCGCCGATACCACCAAGAAAACATTACCGAGCAAAATGAATATCTCTCTGGAACTTAAACTAAATTTACCCCCCAAGGTATTTTTGGGTGCGCGCCACGCATAGAGAACCAGCGAAGAACCCACAACAATTGTTAGCAAAATTAAGATAAAAATGCCGCGCCTGGGATCGGTAGCAAACGCATGTACTGAGGTCAACACACCAGAACGAACCAGAAATGTTCCCAATAAGGAAAAGGAGAACGCGGTAATCGCCAGCAAAACTGTCCAGCTTTTAAAGCCACCGCGCTTTTCAGTAACCGCCAAAGAATGTAGCAATGCCGTTCCGACCAACCAAGGAATGAACGAGGCATTTTCTACGGGGTCCCAAAACCACCAACCGCCCCAACCGAGTTCGCAATAAGCCCACCATGAGCCCAATGCGATACCGAGCGTTAAGAAAATCCAAGCGGCCGTAGTCCAAGGTCGCGACCAACGCGCCCAAGCAGCATCCAATCGCCCCGACAATAAGGAGGCGATAGCGAACGCAAACGCAACTGAGAAACCGACGTAACCCATATACAACATCGGCGGATGAAAAACCAATCCAGGATCTTGTAATAAAGGATTTAGTGATCGACCATCTTGAGCGGCCGGCAAAAGACGCTCAAACGGATTGGAAGTTGTTAAGATAAACAACAGCAGACCGTTAGTAACCAACCCGAGAACACCAATCACTCGGGCAACCATAAATTCATCTAATGCCTTGGAGAGTTGAGCAACCAGAATCGTCCAGGTGCTCAATAAGAAAATCCAGAGCAAGAGCGATCCCTCATGACCACCCCACACTGCACCCAAGCGATAAATTACTGGCAACTGCGAATTGGAGTGCTCGGCAACATAAAGGACTGAGAAATCATTAACGTAAAAACTCCACGCCAAAATGACAAATGCAAGCGCAATCAGCAAAAAAGAAACTTGGGCGGTTGGCCTTGCGATCACCAACAATTCACGACGACCATAATGCGCGCCGAGTAATGGCAATACCCCTTGAATCAATGCAATACAAAATGCCAATATCAGGGCGTAATGACCAAACTCAGGAATCATTTACCACTTTCATTTTTTGAGCTTACTCAAAAGCATGTTTCGCCTCAGGTGGCATGTAATTTTCATCGTGCTTAGCAAGAACTTCACTTGCTGTAAATTCACCGTTAGCATTCAAGCGTCCCTGAATAACTGCGCCCTTACCTTCCTTAAATAAGTCAGGCAAGATACCGGTATAAGAAACGGGAATGTCTTTTACAAGGTCGGTAATCACAAAATGTACGGTTAATCCATCGCGCTTTAATGAGCCATCTTTCACCATACCGCCAATTCGAAATGCCTGCCCCTGAGGTGCTTTACCAGCAGCCACGTCACTTGGCGTGACGTAAAGTGCAATATTGCTATTTAATGCATTCAGAATTAACGTTGCGGCAACCCCAATCACCACTAGGGCAGCAACAATAATCAATGCACGCTTATGTCTTGGCTTCACGGCTACTTTCCACATCAAACTGCTCAGCGATACGCTCTTGCTTTATTCTCTGAATAATCACTTTGTTGCGCATTCGTATGCTCAAAGGCTCAATCAATAAAACGAGTGCACAAACACCAAAACTGCTCCACACATAAAGTGCGTAGCCACCCATTGCAAAAAACTCTGCAGGACTATTCCACATCAGTTCTTTACCTCGTCCAATTGTCTCACCCAATCCGTATGTCCTTCACGCTCCAAAATAATGGTGCGTACTCGCATCAATCCGACTGCAATCGAATACATCCAGAAGCACAGGGCCATTAATAACATTCCTAGCAACATGGTCTGTGCCATAGCCGGTGCTTTTGTCAGCGATACGGAGGCGCCTTGATGGAGCGTATTCCACCATTTCACCGAGAAATAAATAATGGGCACATTCACGACGCCCACTAAAGCCAAAATAGCACCCGCCTTATCAGTACGACGTGGATTATCAATGGATGATTGGAGTGCGATAAATCCCAAGTAGAGAAACAGCAGAATGAGTTCGGAGGTAAGGCGCGCGTCCCATACCCACCAAGCGCCCCACATGGGCTTACCCCAAAACGCACCCGTCCATAGGGAAAGGAATGCCATCCATGCGCCAATCGGCGCTAGTGCCTGCGCCGTCATGGCCGATAATCGAGTGTTAAACACTAACCCAAAGCCCGCCCACATCGCCATCACCAAATAAATAAACATCGACATCCAAGATGCAGGCACGTGAATAAAGATAATGCGATAACCCTGTGCTTGAACAGCATCCACCGGGGCAACAAAAAAACTTACCCATAGGCCAGCAATACCGAAGGCAGCTGCCAACACCCAAAAAACAGGGATGAGTTTGCCCGCTACTGGATAAAAGGTGCTTGGGCTGGATAATTTAAACCAATTCACCGAACGATTTTTTGAAAATGTATTGTTATCTGTCATTCAATCGCAATCTTTACTGCCTGGGCACTGACCCAGGGTACAAATGCTAAAGCCAAAATCAATAAAGCGCCCAATACAGAAAAATGGCCACTGGCATCTAAACCCACACTAGTCGCGTACACTGCGCCTGCTCCAAAAATCAATACGGGAATATACAAAGGTAGTATTAATAAGCTTATCAACACGCTACCCCCGCGAACACCTAAAGTTAAGGCAGCGCCTATTGAACCCAGCAGCGATAAAACAGGTGTTCCCAATAACAAGGTTCCCATCAGCACATTCATAGCACTGCCATCTAAATCAAATTGAATGCCAATAATGGGTGCCAGTATGACTAGCGGAAGTCCACACACAATCCAGTGAGCAATGATTTTCCCAGCAATTAATAGTACGAAGGGTTGCGGCGATAGAAGCAACTGCTCTAGGGTGCCATCGGCGTAATCCGCAGCGAACATGCGATGCAACCCCAATAAAGTAGCTAGTAGAGCCGACACCCAAATGACTCCGGGGGCGATCTTACGTAGTAAAGCTGCGTCAGCTCCAATGCCAAGTGGAAACAAACTCGTTACGACAATAAAGAAAAATAAGGCAGTAAGCACTTCGCTCTTGCGGCGCATCACCAAGAGGAGATCTCGCTGAATCACAGCAAATAAAGCGCTCATAGATCCAGTTCTCGTAAGCCAGGCAGGTCAACAGGCTGATGGCTCGTCAATATCACCATACCTCCAACGGCAAGATGTCCCTCAATCAGCCCCTCTAACTCAGCAGAGGCATGAACATCCAATGCATTAAAAGGCTCATCCAAAATCCAAAGACGCGCACCACGTATCAACATACGCGCCATTAACACACGCCGTTTCTGCCCAGCAGATAAACAATGCACCGGCAAATACTCACGGCCACGCAAACCAAAACGTACTAAAGCAGCGATAGTAACCTCAAGAGGAAGTTGCACATCATCAATCGCCGCATACATTTGTAAATTCTCTAAAGCCGTTAACTCTTCTTTCAATGCATCGCGATGCCCCAAGAACAACAGCTCGCGATGATATGCCTTGATATCGGAAGAAATGGGTTGCTTACCCCAATGAATAGTGCCAAACTCCGGTTTCGATAGGCCAGACAAAAGACGTAACAGGCTTGTTTTACCAACTCCATTCTCGCCTCGCACATGCAAGCACTCGCCTGCATTAACCTCGAGATTCAAACCAGAAAATAAAGTGCGCTCGCCTCGCGCACAATTGAGTGCTTGAGCTTCAAGCTTTTGGCTGATCGGACTAAAGGAGGGAGAAATAGGGCTTGTCATCGGTGTTTTGGCATGAATCTAACCGCCAAACGCATTGGCCAAGAGCCCCCGAGGACTGTCAAACCAACGAAACCGGTTTTTTGAGAATATTCTCTTTAAATTCAATTGCTTACGAAATTATAGACCAGACGCTGACCAAACAAAAAAACCACCCGAAGGTGGTTTTCATGGACTTACTGCCCGCCTGGGAAATCTGACCACACTATTTGAGGTGGTTTGTGATTTCTGCAATACGTTGACCATACAGTCTGGCGGTCTCAAGGTCTCCGGGATTCACTTCATCCGCACTAGCATCAGATGGTGTTGTCATCATGGCACCCGAAGAGGATCCAACGTAATTCACATCGTCGCGTTTGGCGGTTTTTGAATTAGACGGCATTAAACCCGTTCCAACCCACAAGCCCGAATGTTGCATAGCCAGGGTGAAGAAATAATGCAAGGTGGAATGTTTATCGCCATTCATGGTTGCAGAATTAGTCAATCCGCCAAATACCTTATCTTTCCATTGCTGAGTAAACCATTGTTTTGAATTTGCATCAGCAAATTTTTTAAATTGCCCACTTACCGTTCCCATATACGTTGGTGAGCCAAACACAAATACCATCAAAACTGAACAACTTCCCCCTCGGTCATTGGGATGACCTTGATATTGCTACCCTTCATTGCCGCCTGGAATTCTGCCAAAGTACCTTTAGCCATTGGATTTGAGTTGTAGTGCATTGGGATCACCATCCTCGGCTTAATCCAAGTTTTCAATGCAAATGCCGCATCATCTGGAGCCATTGTGAAGTTGCCACCAATAGGAATTAATACCAAGTCTGGTTTGTAGTGTTCGCTGATAAATTTCATATCACTGAACAGGCCGGTGTCACCCATGTGCCAAATCTTGAAACTATTTTCCAACTCAATGATGTAACCCATCGCCTCACCGGCAGGATGAGCTTCCATTTTTTCTGTCGCAGGGTTTTTCCATACTAACAATGAGGAGTGCTCTGCTTGAACAGCAGTAACCTTGATACCAAGGCAGCGGGTTTACGCGACCTGTTTTGTTAAATCGCCAACCCAGATCGGCAGGCAAGATACCTAAAGTTGTTAACGGGGTCACCATGTCTGCAGGGCCATAGAGCTTAATGTTGTTGGACTTGGCAACAGTTGGTGCATCACCAATATGATCAGCATGTGCATGGGTTACCAAAAGGAGATCAATTGGGCCAATCGTGGTCAAGTCATTTTTGTATTGCGGTGGAGTCTTAGGGCCACCAGTAATCCAAGGGTCAATCAAAGTCATCTTGCCCTCAGGGGATTTGATCCGAAAGCCATCCTGGCCAAACCACAGAAGCTCTGTTTTTCCTTTTGCAGTGGCTGCAGCTGTAGATTGCGCTGACACATAAGCGCTTGAGGTTGCTAGAAATGCAAAGGAAAATGCGTAACTAATAGCACTTCTTAAAAATGTAGATTTCATATCCCCGTCTCCTGTAATTTATCTATTTAGTTGAAAAACGATTACTTCCAAAATAGCGAAATTTTTTGCGATGAATTCGCTTTTACGCTAATGAACCGTTGTTGACTGACGCCTTGATAGCTAGCGTCAATCACATACTTACCCGCATCAAGATTGATGAGCATGTAGGGACCATCTGCCTGAGCGTCAAATAAAAGTTGCCTCTTCCCATTCAGAATTTTGATTCTGACACCAAAAATCCAGACGCCTCTACCATTTTCAATTTGAGATAGCTCAAGCAATAAAGGCCATTGCTTTGCCTCAGCCAGGATCGCAACCGTCTCTTCCTCTCCAACCCCACCAGAGATATACGAGATTCCATTCGAGTGTTGGGTAGACGGAATTTGCGCCCAAGTAACCGCACCCAGCAAGAGGCAGGCTGCGGCGATTGACCATTTAATAAGTTTTTTCATTACTTGATTCTACTTGTCATAGTGCCGATAAAAAAGCCCCGCATCGCAGGGCTTCTGGCAAAGAGCGGGAAGCATTATGGGATCAGCACAATCGCTCCGGAGACTTGTCTAGCCTCTACTGAACGGTGCGCATCAGCGGCTTGCTCCAAGGGGAACTTTGCTCCGATCTCAATTTACCCGCCCTTTTGCAATCGCCCCAAAGACAGCCTTGACATTCTCTTGCAAAAGAGTATGCGTTGCATTGTGCGGGAAAACCGAAGGTCTGGTTAGGAACAAGCAACCCTTCTTATTCAAAATTTCAGGCTGAATCTCTGGAGCTGGCCCTGAAGCCGCACCAAAAAGCGCAACCGTACCAAACGGAGCAGCGCACTCCAAAGAACCTAAGAAGGTATCTTTTGCTACAGAATCACAGACAACATTTGCTTTTTTCCCGCCAGTCGCTTTGATAACTTCCTCAACCCAATTGGGTTGCGAATAATCTATGACGGCATCGCAACCAGCAGCCTTCGCTGCGACAACCTTAGCTTAGGAGCCCACGGTACCCACCACAAACGCACCAAGCGCTTTTGCTCAGCTGGCCAATATCTGACCCACGCCTCCAGCAGCTGCATGAACCAATACGATATCGCCAGCTTTTACCTTGTATGTTTT contains:
- a CDS encoding heme lyase CcmF/NrfE family subunit encodes the protein MIPEFGHYALILAFCIALIQGVLPLLGAHYGRRELLVIARPTAQVSFLLIALAFVILAWSFYVNDFSVLYVAEHSNSQLPVIYRLGAVWGGHEGSLLLWIFLLSTWTILVAQLSKALDEFMVARVIGVLGLVTNGLLLFILTTSNPFERLLPAAQDGRSLNPLLQDPGLVFHPPMLYMGYVGFSVAFAFAIASLLSGRLDAAWARWSRPWTTAAWIFLTLGIALGSWWAYCELGWGGWWFWDPVENASFIPWLVGTALLHSLAVTEKRGGFKSWTVLLAITAFSFSLLGTFLVRSGVLTSVHAFATDPRRGIFILILLTIVVGSSLVLYAWRAPKNTLGGKFSLSSREIFILLGNVFLVVSAGSVLLGTLYPLLIDALHLGKISVGPPYFNSVFVPIMVPLLMLMGIGPLAQWKNTDLGSVIKRLWLAGFIAAVAGIAIPLIMGQFTWLAGLSFLLAFWIIVSGCLQILRQVKQGKPTRSFMGMQFAHLGIAIFVIGITMVGAYQEEKDVRMLAGDTVNVGGYQIKLIDVSKVPGPNYEAMRGTFLLLKNGNAQATLYPEKRNYFSSTMPMTEAAIDAGLTRDIYVSLGEELGDRSWAVRVYYKPFVDWIWGGCLFMALGGILAISDKRYRMKLKKAVS
- the ccmD gene encoding heme exporter protein CcmD gives rise to the protein MGETIGRGKELMWNSPAEFFAMGGYALYVWSSFGVCALVLLIEPLSIRMRNKVIIQRIKQERIAEQFDVESSREAKT
- the ccmC gene encoding heme ABC transporter permease CcmC → MTDNNTFSKNRSVNWFKLSSPSTFYPVAGKLIPVFWVLAAAFGIAGLWVSFFVAPVDAVQAQGYRIIFIHVPASWMSMFIYLVMAMWAGFGLVFNTRLSAMTAQALAPIGAWMAFLSLWTGAFWGKPMWGAWWVWDARLTSELILLFLYLGFIALQSSIDNPRRTDKAGAILALVGVVNVPIIYFSVKWWNTLHQGASVSLTKAPAMAQTMLLGMLLMALCFWMYSIAVGLMRVRTIILEREGHTDWVRQLDEVKN
- the ccmB gene encoding heme exporter protein CcmB; the encoded protein is MSALFAVIQRDLLLVMRRKSEVLTALFFFIVVTSLFPLGIGADAALLRKIAPGVIWVSALLATLLGLHRMFAADYADGTLEQLLLSPQPFVLLIAGKIIAHWIVCGLPLVILAPIIGIQFDLDGSAMNVLMGTLLLGTPVLSLLGSIGAALTLGVRGGSVLISLLILPLYIPVLIFGAGAVYATSVGLDASGHFSVLGALLILALAFVPWVSAQAVKIAIE
- the ccmA gene encoding cytochrome c biogenesis heme-transporting ATPase CcmA, which codes for MTSPISPSFSPISQKLEAQALNCARGERTLFSGLNLEVNAGECLHVRGENGVGKTSLLRLLSGLSKPEFGTIHWGKQPISSDIKAYHRELLFLGHRDALKEELTALENLQMYAAIDDVQLPLEVTIAALVRFGLRGREYLPVHCLSAGQKRRVLMARMLIRGARLWILDEPFNALDVHASAELEGLIEGHLAVGGMVILTSHQPVDLPGLRELDL
- a CDS encoding MBL fold metallo-hydrolase, with the translated sequence MLVWKNPATEKMEAHPAGEAMGYIIELENSFKIWHMGDTGLFSDMKFISEHYKPDLVLIPIGGNFTMAPDDAAFALKTWIKPRMVIPMHYNSNPMAKGTLAEFQAAMKGSNIKVIPMTEGEVVQF
- a CDS encoding MBL fold metallo-hydrolase; the protein is MKSTFLRSAISYAFSFAFLATSSAYVSAQSTAAATAKGKTELLWFGQDGFRIKSPEGKMTLIDPWITGGPKTPPQYKNDLTTIGPIDLLLVTHAHADHIGDAPTVAKSNNIKLYGPADMVTPLTTLGILPADLGWRFNKTGRVNPLPWYQGYCCSSRALLIVSMEKPCDRKNGSSSCR
- a CDS encoding carboxypeptidase regulatory-like domain-containing protein; this encodes MKKLIKWSIAAACLLLGAVTWAQIPSTQHSNGISYISGGVGEEETVAILAEAKQWPLLLELSQIENGRGVWIFGVRIKILNGKRQLLFDAQADGPYMLINLDAGKYVIDASYQGVSQQRFISVKANSSQKISLFWK
- a CDS encoding zinc-binding dehydrogenase, with the translated sequence MDYSQPNWVEEVIKATGGKKANVVCDSVAKDTFLGSLECAAPFGTVALFGAASGPAPEIQPEILNKKGCLFLTRPSVFPHNATHTLLQENVKAVFGAIAKGRVN